In the genome of Neofelis nebulosa isolate mNeoNeb1 chromosome 6, mNeoNeb1.pri, whole genome shotgun sequence, one region contains:
- the SCUBE3 gene encoding signal peptide, CUB and EGF-like domain-containing protein 3 isoform X8 has product MGSGRVPGLCLLVLLVHARAAQHSKAAQDVDECVEGTDNCHIDAICQNTPRSYKCICKSGYTGDGKHCKDVDECEREDNAGCVHDCVNIPGNYRCTCYDGFHLAHDGHNCLDVDECAEGNGGCQQSCVNMMGSYECHCREGFFLSDNQHTCIQRPEEGMNCMNKNHGCAHICRETPKGGIACECRPGFELTKNQRDCKLTCNYGNGGCQHTCDDTEQGPRCGCHVKFVLHTDGKTCIGERRLEQHIPPQAVSNETCAVNNGGCDSKCHDAATGVHCSCPVGFMLQPDRKTCKDIDECRLNNGGCDHICRNTVGSFECSCKKGYKLLINERNCQDIDECSFDRTCDHICVNTPGSFQCLCHHGYLLYGVTHCGDVDECSINRGGCRFGCINTPGSYQCTCPAGQGRLHWNGKDCTEPVKCQSSPGASKAMLSCNRSGKKDTCALTCPSRARFLPESENGFTVSCGTPSPRATPARAGHTGNSTNSNHCHEAAVLSVKQRASFKIKDAKCRLHLRNKGKTEEASRIPGPGGAPCSDCQITFIHLKCDSSRKGKGRRARTPPGKEVTRLTLELEAEVRAEETTAGCGLPCLRQRMERRLKGSLKMLRKSINQDRFLLRLAGLDYELAHKPGPGAGERAEPAEACRPGQHRAGAKCGQCSPGQYSIDGFKPCQPCPRGTYQPEAGRTLCFPCGGGLTTKHEGAISFQDCDTKVQCSPGHYYNTTIHRCIRCAMGSYQPDFRQNFCTRCPGNTSTDFDGSTSVAQCKNRQCGGELGEFTGYIESPNYPGNYPAGVECVWNINPPPKRKILIVVPEIFLPSEDECGDVLVMRKNSSPSSITTYETCQTYERPIAFTARSRKLWINFKTSEANSARGFQIPYVTYDEDYEQLVEDIVRDGRLYASENHQEILKDKKLIKAFFEVLAHPQNYFKYTEKHKEMLPKSFIKLLRSKVSSFLRPYK; this is encoded by the exons ATGGGCTCGGGGCGCGTGCCCGGGCTCTGCCTGCTCGTCCTGCTGGTCCACGCCCGCGCCGCCCAGCACAGCAAAGCCGCGCAAG ATGTGGACGAATGTGTGGAGGGAACCGACAACTGCCACATTGATGCTATCTGCCAGAACACCCCACGGTCGTACAAGTGCATCTGCAAGTCTGGCTACACAGGGGATGGTAAACACTGCAAAG ATGTGGATGAGTGTGAACGAGAAGATAATGCAGGTTGTGTGCATGACTGTGTCAACATCCCTGGAAATTACCGATGCACCTGCTATGATGGATTCCACCTGGCACATGATGGACACAACTGTCTgg ATGTGGACGAGTGTGCCGAGGGCAATGGTGGCTGTCAGCAGAGCTGTGTCAACATGATGGGCAGCTATGAGTGCCACTGCCGGGAGGGCTTCTTCCTCAGCGACAACCAGCACACCTGCATCCAGCGGCCAGAAG aAGGAATGAATTGCATGAACAAGAACCATGGCTGTGCTCACATTTGCCGGGAGACACCCAAAGGTGGTATTGCCTGTGAATGCCGCCCTGGCTTCGAACTCACCAAGAACCAACGGGACTGTAAAT TGACATGCAACTATGGTAATGGTGGCTGCCAGCACACGTGCGATGACACAGAGCAGGGTCCCCGGTGCGGCTGCCATGTCAAGTTTGTGCTCCATACCGACGGGAAGACATGCATCG GGGAAAGGCGGCTAGAGCAGCACATCCCCCCTCAGGCCGTTTCTAATG AGACCTGTGCTGTCAACAATGGGGGCTGTGACAGTAAGTGCCACGATGCAGCGACGGGTGTCCACTGCAGCTGCCCTGTGGGCTTCATGCTGCAGCCAGACAGGAAGACGTGCAAAG ACATAGATGAGTGCCGCTTGAACAATGGGGGCTGTGACCACATTTGCCGCAACACAGTGGGCAGCTTTGAATGCAGCTGCAAGAAGGGCTATAAGCTTCTCATCAATGAGAGGAACTGCCAGG ATATAGACGAGTGTTCCTTTGATCGAACCTGTGACCACATATGTGTCAACACACCAGGAAGTTTCCAGTGCCTCTGCCATCATGGCTACCTGCTATATGGTGTCACCCACTGTGGGG atGTGGATGAGTGCAGCATCAACCGGGGAGGCTGCCGCTTTGGCTGCATCAACACTCCAGGCAGCTACCAGTGTACCTGCCCCGCAGGCCAGGGCCGGCTGCACTGGAATGGCAAAGATTGCACAG AGCCGGTCAAATGTCAGAGCAGTCCTGGTGCCTCGAAAGCCATGCTCAGCTGCAACCGGTCTGGCAAGAAGGACACCTGTGCCCTGacctgcccctcccgggcccgGTTTTTGCCAG AGTCTGAGAATGGCTTCACGGTGAGCTGtggcacccccagccccagggccactCCAGCCCGAGCTGGCCACACCGGGAACAGCACAAACTCCAACCACTGCCATG AGGCTGCAGTGCTGTCGGTTAAACAGCGGGCCTCCTTCAAGATCAAGGACGCCAAATGCCGTTTGCACctgagaaacaaaggcaaaacgGAGGAGGCCAGCAGAATCCCGGGACCAG GTGGTGCCCCCTGCTCTGACTGCCAGATCACCTTTATCCACCTCAAGTGTGACTCCTCTCGGAAGGGCAAGGGCCGGCGGGCCCGGACCCCTCCAGGCAAGGAAGTCACTCGGCTCACCCTGGAACTGGAGGCAGAGGTCAGAGCCGAAGAAACCACAG CTGGCTGTGGACTGCCTTGCCTCCGACAGCGAATGGAACGGCGGCTGAAAGGGTCCCTGAAGATGCTCAGAAAGTCCATCAACCAGGACCGCTTCCTGCTGCGCCTGGCAGGCCTTGATTATGAACTGGCCCACAAGCCGGGCCCAGGAGCTGGGGAGCGAGCTGAGCCAGCAGAGGCCTGTAGGCCTGGGCAGCACCGTGCTGGGGCTAAGTGTG GTCAGTGCTCTCCTGGCCAATACTCcattgatgggttcaagccctgccagCCATGTCCACGCGGCACGTACCAACCTGAAGCAGGACGGACCCTGTGCTTCCCTTGTGGTGGGGGCCTCACCACCAAGCATGAGGGAGCCATCTCCTTCCAAGACTGTGACACCAAAG TCCAGTGCTCCCCTGGTCACTACTACAACACCACCATCCATCGCTGTATCCGCTGTGCTATGGGCTCCTATCAGCCTGACTTCCGTCAGAACTTCTGCACCCGCTGTCCAGGAAATACAAGCACTGACTTTGATGGCTCCACCAGTGTGGCCCAGTGCAAGA ATCGCCAGTGCGGTGGGGAGCTGGGTGAGTTCACTGGCTATATCGAGTCCCCCAACTACCCAGGCAACTACCCAGCTGGCGTGGAGTGCGTCTGGAACATCAACCCCCCACCCAAGCGCAAGATCCTTATCGTGGTACCCGAGATCTTCCTGCCATCTGAGGATGAGTGTGGGGACGTCCTCGTCATGAGAAAGAACT cctccccatCCTCCATTACCACCTATGAGACCTGCCAGACCTATGAGCGCCCCATTGCTTTCACGGCCCGCTCCAGGAAGCTCTGGATCAACTTCAAGACGAGCGAGGCCAACAGTGCTCGTGGCTTCCAGATCCCCTACGTCACCTATGATG AGGACTACGAGCAGCTAGTAGAAGACATTGTTCGAGATGGCCGGCTCTATGCGTCTGAAAACCACCAGGAGATTTTAAAG GACAAGAAGCTCATCAAGGCCTTCTTCGAGGTGCTGGCCCACCCCCAGAACTACTTCAAGTATACAGAGAAACACAAGGAGATGCTGCCAAAATCCTTCATCAAGCTACTCCGCTCCAAAGTTTCCAGCTTCCTGAGGCCCTACAAATAG
- the SCUBE3 gene encoding signal peptide, CUB and EGF-like domain-containing protein 3 isoform X3 — protein MGSGRVPGLCLLVLLVHARAAQHSKAAQDVDECVEGTDNCHIDAICQNTPRSYKCICKSGYTGDGKHCKDVDECEREDNAGCVHDCVNIPGNYRCTCYDGFHLAHDGHNCLDVDECAEGNGGCQQSCVNMMGSYECHCREGFFLSDNQHTCIQRPEEGMNCMNKNHGCAHICRETPKGGIACECRPGFELTKNQRDCKLTCNYGNGGCQHTCDDTEQGPRCGCHVKFVLHTDGKTCIETCAVNNGGCDSKCHDAATGVHCSCPVGFMLQPDRKTCKDIDECRLNNGGCDHICRNTVGSFECSCKKGYKLLINERNCQDIDECSFDRTCDHICVNTPGSFQCLCHHGYLLYGVTHCGDVDECSINRGGCRFGCINTPGSYQCTCPAGQGRLHWNGKDCTEPVKCQSSPGASKAMLSCNRSGKKDTCALTCPSRARFLPESENGFTVSCGTPSPRATPARAGHTGNSTNSNHCHEAAVLSVKQRASFKIKDAKCRLHLRNKGKTEEASRIPGPGGAPCSDCQITFIHLKCDSSRKGKGRRARTPPGKEVTRLTLELEAEVRAEETTAGCGLPCLRQRMERRLKGSLKMLRKSINQDRFLLRLAGLDYELAHKPGPGAGERAEPAEACRPGQHRAGAKCVSCPQGTYYHGQTEQCVPCPAGTFQEREGQLSCDLCPGSDAHGPLGATNVTTCAGQCSPGQYSIDGFKPCQPCPRGTYQPEAGRTLCFPCGGGLTTKHEGAISFQDCDTKVQCSPGHYYNTTIHRCIRCAMGSYQPDFRQNFCTRCPGNTSTDFDGSTSVAQCKSTWQAKLWKKGQRDRQCGGELGEFTGYIESPNYPGNYPAGVECVWNINPPPKRKILIVVPEIFLPSEDECGDVLVMRKNSSPSSITTYETCQTYERPIAFTARSRKLWINFKTSEANSARGFQIPYVTYDEDYEQLVEDIVRDGRLYASENHQEILKDKKLIKAFFEVLAHPQNYFKYTEKHKEMLPKSFIKLLRSKVSSFLRPYK, from the exons ATGGGCTCGGGGCGCGTGCCCGGGCTCTGCCTGCTCGTCCTGCTGGTCCACGCCCGCGCCGCCCAGCACAGCAAAGCCGCGCAAG ATGTGGACGAATGTGTGGAGGGAACCGACAACTGCCACATTGATGCTATCTGCCAGAACACCCCACGGTCGTACAAGTGCATCTGCAAGTCTGGCTACACAGGGGATGGTAAACACTGCAAAG ATGTGGATGAGTGTGAACGAGAAGATAATGCAGGTTGTGTGCATGACTGTGTCAACATCCCTGGAAATTACCGATGCACCTGCTATGATGGATTCCACCTGGCACATGATGGACACAACTGTCTgg ATGTGGACGAGTGTGCCGAGGGCAATGGTGGCTGTCAGCAGAGCTGTGTCAACATGATGGGCAGCTATGAGTGCCACTGCCGGGAGGGCTTCTTCCTCAGCGACAACCAGCACACCTGCATCCAGCGGCCAGAAG aAGGAATGAATTGCATGAACAAGAACCATGGCTGTGCTCACATTTGCCGGGAGACACCCAAAGGTGGTATTGCCTGTGAATGCCGCCCTGGCTTCGAACTCACCAAGAACCAACGGGACTGTAAAT TGACATGCAACTATGGTAATGGTGGCTGCCAGCACACGTGCGATGACACAGAGCAGGGTCCCCGGTGCGGCTGCCATGTCAAGTTTGTGCTCCATACCGACGGGAAGACATGCATCG AGACCTGTGCTGTCAACAATGGGGGCTGTGACAGTAAGTGCCACGATGCAGCGACGGGTGTCCACTGCAGCTGCCCTGTGGGCTTCATGCTGCAGCCAGACAGGAAGACGTGCAAAG ACATAGATGAGTGCCGCTTGAACAATGGGGGCTGTGACCACATTTGCCGCAACACAGTGGGCAGCTTTGAATGCAGCTGCAAGAAGGGCTATAAGCTTCTCATCAATGAGAGGAACTGCCAGG ATATAGACGAGTGTTCCTTTGATCGAACCTGTGACCACATATGTGTCAACACACCAGGAAGTTTCCAGTGCCTCTGCCATCATGGCTACCTGCTATATGGTGTCACCCACTGTGGGG atGTGGATGAGTGCAGCATCAACCGGGGAGGCTGCCGCTTTGGCTGCATCAACACTCCAGGCAGCTACCAGTGTACCTGCCCCGCAGGCCAGGGCCGGCTGCACTGGAATGGCAAAGATTGCACAG AGCCGGTCAAATGTCAGAGCAGTCCTGGTGCCTCGAAAGCCATGCTCAGCTGCAACCGGTCTGGCAAGAAGGACACCTGTGCCCTGacctgcccctcccgggcccgGTTTTTGCCAG AGTCTGAGAATGGCTTCACGGTGAGCTGtggcacccccagccccagggccactCCAGCCCGAGCTGGCCACACCGGGAACAGCACAAACTCCAACCACTGCCATG AGGCTGCAGTGCTGTCGGTTAAACAGCGGGCCTCCTTCAAGATCAAGGACGCCAAATGCCGTTTGCACctgagaaacaaaggcaaaacgGAGGAGGCCAGCAGAATCCCGGGACCAG GTGGTGCCCCCTGCTCTGACTGCCAGATCACCTTTATCCACCTCAAGTGTGACTCCTCTCGGAAGGGCAAGGGCCGGCGGGCCCGGACCCCTCCAGGCAAGGAAGTCACTCGGCTCACCCTGGAACTGGAGGCAGAGGTCAGAGCCGAAGAAACCACAG CTGGCTGTGGACTGCCTTGCCTCCGACAGCGAATGGAACGGCGGCTGAAAGGGTCCCTGAAGATGCTCAGAAAGTCCATCAACCAGGACCGCTTCCTGCTGCGCCTGGCAGGCCTTGATTATGAACTGGCCCACAAGCCGGGCCCAGGAGCTGGGGAGCGAGCTGAGCCAGCAGAGGCCTGTAGGCCTGGGCAGCACCGTGCTGGGGCTAAGTGTG TCAGCTGCCCGCAGGGAACGTATTACCACGGCCAGACGGAGCAGTGTGTGCCATGCCCAGCGGGCACCTTccaggagagagaagggcagcTCTCCTGCGACCTTTGCCCTGGGAGTGATGCCCACGGGCCTCTCGGAGCCACCAACGTCACCACGTGTGCAG GTCAGTGCTCTCCTGGCCAATACTCcattgatgggttcaagccctgccagCCATGTCCACGCGGCACGTACCAACCTGAAGCAGGACGGACCCTGTGCTTCCCTTGTGGTGGGGGCCTCACCACCAAGCATGAGGGAGCCATCTCCTTCCAAGACTGTGACACCAAAG TCCAGTGCTCCCCTGGTCACTACTACAACACCACCATCCATCGCTGTATCCGCTGTGCTATGGGCTCCTATCAGCCTGACTTCCGTCAGAACTTCTGCACCCGCTGTCCAGGAAATACAAGCACTGACTTTGATGGCTCCACCAGTGTGGCCCAGTGCAAGAGTACGTGGCAGGCCAAGCTGTggaaaaaggggcagagag ATCGCCAGTGCGGTGGGGAGCTGGGTGAGTTCACTGGCTATATCGAGTCCCCCAACTACCCAGGCAACTACCCAGCTGGCGTGGAGTGCGTCTGGAACATCAACCCCCCACCCAAGCGCAAGATCCTTATCGTGGTACCCGAGATCTTCCTGCCATCTGAGGATGAGTGTGGGGACGTCCTCGTCATGAGAAAGAACT cctccccatCCTCCATTACCACCTATGAGACCTGCCAGACCTATGAGCGCCCCATTGCTTTCACGGCCCGCTCCAGGAAGCTCTGGATCAACTTCAAGACGAGCGAGGCCAACAGTGCTCGTGGCTTCCAGATCCCCTACGTCACCTATGATG AGGACTACGAGCAGCTAGTAGAAGACATTGTTCGAGATGGCCGGCTCTATGCGTCTGAAAACCACCAGGAGATTTTAAAG GACAAGAAGCTCATCAAGGCCTTCTTCGAGGTGCTGGCCCACCCCCAGAACTACTTCAAGTATACAGAGAAACACAAGGAGATGCTGCCAAAATCCTTCATCAAGCTACTCCGCTCCAAAGTTTCCAGCTTCCTGAGGCCCTACAAATAG